One genomic window of Polyangium aurulentum includes the following:
- a CDS encoding MopE-related protein, protein MRRVHLASIAVSLLLASAAIASGCAEGSENSSVSGASASGTSGGEGGRGGAGGHGGAAGHGGTGGAGGQGGIGGTGGIGGGGGAGGVACTLEVCDGIDNDCDDVIDEACDCKEGDTQPCYSGDPATVDVGDCKAGTQTCDIAGQWGPCTGETLPATETCNGRDDDCTGTADDGFGQITCGVGACQVTVEACDDGTLGTCVPLPPSPAEACEGTDDDCDGEVDEGCTCLDGTTQSCYPGPAGTEGVGECKPGTQTCAGGVWGACESAVLPADEACNGKDDDCDAQTDEGLGTTVCGVGACQNTVDNCANGAPQTCLPGRPVAEVCNGIDDDCDLLTDDGIGDVSCGIGECAVTIPACVGGQTQPCVPAPPTAEQCDGKDNDCDGQPDDGNPGGGLSCNTGNPGVCAAGITACTAGGIVCNQSKQPSAEICDGEDDDCDGAIDENNPGGGVACSTGKPGICAAGTTACSAGGIVCNQNTPAGTETCDGLDEDCDGAVDEGNPGGGLSCSTGKPGVCSAGITSCSAGAILCNQNVPSSPEICDGKDNDCDGGTDENNPGGGVACSTGKPGICAAGTTACTAGQIVCNQNTQAGTEVCDGIDNDCDGAIDEGNPGGGASCSTGKPGVCSAGISACSAGQLVCNQNVQPSNETCDGKDNDCDGSTDEGNPEGGQSCNTGKQGVCAPGTTACSAGAVVCNQNAQPSNETCDGKDNDCDGSVDEGNPSGGFACNTGLLGICAAGTTVCAGGAVLCSQNAQPSGEVCDGLDNNCNGASDEGNPGGGQGCNTGKPGICAPGTTACSTGALVCNQNVQPSGEVCDGLDNNCSGTVDEGNPGGGLSCNTGKPGICASGTTICSSGALACNQNASPQNELCDSIDNNCNGQIDEMDPTPACGAQNPSAGFVSTWACTGGFCQLASCQPGYANIDGAIANGCECQTDVWSNSCASASTLNVAIGASVDMVGKIESASSSDWVTFTFTDKGVGQNYHPKIQLVDSAAGQYAMDVMNDCSTIAACAPAGDGNNTETGAGVLVWEQDVSKYIPGPSCCSDLTPHVTSVRVRVYRKNGDTPTCSTYKVTATNP, encoded by the coding sequence ATGCGCCGCGTTCATCTCGCTTCCATCGCCGTCTCGCTCCTCCTCGCCTCCGCCGCCATCGCCTCCGGCTGCGCCGAAGGGAGCGAGAATTCATCCGTGAGCGGCGCCTCCGCCTCGGGCACCAGCGGCGGAGAGGGCGGACGAGGCGGCGCAGGCGGTCACGGAGGCGCTGCCGGTCACGGCGGCACAGGCGGCGCAGGCGGTCAGGGCGGGATCGGCGGCACGGGCGGCATCGGCGGAGGCGGCGGCGCGGGCGGCGTCGCGTGCACCCTCGAGGTCTGCGACGGCATCGACAACGACTGCGACGACGTCATCGACGAAGCTTGCGACTGCAAGGAAGGCGATACGCAGCCGTGTTACTCGGGCGATCCCGCGACCGTCGACGTCGGCGATTGCAAGGCGGGCACGCAGACCTGCGACATCGCCGGCCAGTGGGGACCTTGCACCGGCGAGACCCTCCCCGCGACCGAGACCTGCAACGGCCGCGACGACGACTGCACGGGCACGGCCGACGACGGCTTCGGCCAGATCACGTGCGGCGTGGGCGCCTGCCAGGTGACGGTCGAGGCGTGCGACGACGGCACGCTCGGCACCTGCGTCCCGCTGCCTCCCTCGCCAGCCGAGGCGTGCGAAGGCACCGACGACGACTGCGACGGCGAGGTCGACGAGGGCTGCACCTGCCTCGATGGCACGACCCAGAGCTGTTACCCGGGCCCCGCGGGCACCGAAGGCGTGGGCGAGTGCAAGCCGGGCACGCAGACGTGCGCGGGCGGCGTGTGGGGCGCGTGCGAGTCCGCCGTTCTGCCGGCCGACGAGGCGTGCAACGGCAAGGACGACGACTGCGACGCGCAGACCGACGAGGGCCTCGGCACCACCGTCTGCGGCGTGGGCGCCTGTCAAAACACGGTCGACAACTGCGCGAACGGCGCCCCGCAGACGTGCCTCCCCGGCAGGCCCGTGGCCGAGGTCTGCAACGGCATCGACGACGACTGCGACCTGCTCACCGACGACGGCATCGGCGACGTCTCGTGCGGCATCGGCGAGTGCGCGGTGACGATTCCCGCCTGCGTCGGCGGTCAAACGCAGCCGTGCGTTCCCGCCCCGCCCACCGCCGAGCAGTGCGACGGCAAGGACAACGACTGCGACGGCCAGCCCGACGACGGCAACCCGGGCGGCGGCCTCTCGTGCAACACCGGCAACCCGGGCGTCTGCGCGGCGGGCATCACGGCGTGCACGGCGGGCGGGATCGTCTGCAACCAGAGCAAGCAACCCAGCGCCGAGATCTGCGACGGCGAGGACGACGACTGCGACGGCGCCATCGACGAGAACAACCCCGGCGGCGGCGTCGCGTGCAGCACGGGCAAGCCCGGCATCTGCGCGGCGGGCACCACGGCGTGCTCGGCGGGTGGGATCGTCTGCAACCAGAACACGCCCGCGGGCACCGAGACCTGCGACGGGCTCGACGAAGACTGCGACGGCGCCGTCGACGAGGGCAACCCGGGCGGCGGCCTCTCGTGCAGCACCGGCAAGCCCGGCGTGTGCTCGGCCGGCATCACGTCCTGCTCCGCCGGCGCGATCCTCTGCAACCAGAACGTGCCCTCCTCGCCCGAGATCTGCGACGGCAAGGACAACGACTGCGACGGCGGCACCGACGAGAACAACCCCGGCGGCGGCGTCGCGTGCAGCACGGGCAAGCCCGGCATCTGCGCCGCGGGCACCACGGCCTGCACGGCCGGGCAGATCGTCTGCAACCAGAACACGCAAGCAGGCACCGAGGTCTGCGACGGCATCGACAACGACTGCGACGGCGCCATCGACGAAGGCAACCCGGGCGGCGGCGCCTCCTGCAGCACCGGCAAGCCCGGCGTGTGCTCGGCCGGCATCTCGGCCTGCTCGGCCGGCCAGCTCGTCTGCAACCAGAACGTGCAGCCGTCGAACGAGACGTGCGACGGCAAGGACAACGACTGCGACGGCTCCACCGACGAGGGCAACCCCGAGGGCGGCCAGTCCTGCAACACGGGCAAGCAAGGCGTCTGCGCGCCCGGCACCACCGCGTGCTCCGCCGGCGCCGTCGTCTGCAACCAGAACGCGCAGCCGTCGAACGAGACGTGCGACGGCAAGGACAACGACTGCGACGGCTCCGTCGACGAGGGCAACCCGAGCGGCGGCTTCGCGTGCAACACGGGCCTGCTCGGCATCTGCGCGGCGGGCACCACGGTGTGCGCGGGCGGCGCGGTCCTCTGCAGCCAGAACGCGCAACCCTCGGGCGAGGTCTGCGACGGCCTCGACAACAACTGCAACGGCGCCTCCGACGAGGGCAACCCCGGCGGCGGCCAGGGCTGCAACACGGGCAAACCCGGCATCTGCGCCCCCGGCACGACCGCATGCTCCACAGGCGCGCTCGTCTGCAACCAGAACGTGCAACCCTCGGGCGAGGTCTGCGACGGCCTCGACAACAACTGCTCGGGCACGGTCGACGAGGGCAACCCGGGCGGCGGCCTGTCCTGCAACACCGGCAAGCCCGGCATCTGCGCGTCCGGCACGACGATCTGCTCGAGCGGCGCCCTCGCCTGCAACCAGAACGCGTCGCCGCAGAACGAGCTGTGCGACAGCATCGACAACAACTGCAACGGCCAGATCGACGAGATGGACCCCACCCCGGCCTGCGGCGCGCAGAACCCGAGCGCAGGCTTCGTCTCGACCTGGGCCTGCACGGGCGGCTTCTGCCAGCTCGCCTCCTGCCAGCCCGGCTACGCCAACATCGACGGCGCCATCGCCAACGGCTGCGAGTGCCAGACCGACGTCTGGTCCAACAGCTGCGCGAGCGCCTCGACCCTGAACGTGGCCATCGGCGCGAGCGTCGACATGGTCGGCAAGATCGAAAGCGCCTCCTCGAGCGACTGGGTCACCTTCACCTTCACCGACAAGGGCGTCGGCCAGAACTACCACCCGAAGATCCAGCTCGTGGACAGCGCCGCCGGCCAGTACGCGATGGACGTGATGAACGACTGCTCCACCATCGCCGCCTGCGCCCCCGCCGGCGACGGCAACAACACCGAGACCGGCGCCGGCGTGCTCGTCTGGGAGCAGGACGTCTCCAAGTACATCCCCGGCCCGAGCTGCTGCTCCGACCTCACCCCGCACGTCACCTCCGTGCGCGTGCGCGTCTACCGCAAGAACGGCGACACCCCGACCTGCAGCACCTACAAGGTCACCGCCACCAACCCCTGA